In Papaver somniferum cultivar HN1 chromosome 1, ASM357369v1, whole genome shotgun sequence, a genomic segment contains:
- the LOC113342696 gene encoding uncharacterized protein LOC113342696, with protein sequence MAHFFPSSFEDDAVAWFKCFPSNSVHSFNDIKTLFIHSYSCNIKQADVLENVFRIAQQLNESFTDFLRRFKAAATPVDKSQEKFICPFSRIALQKGKIIDSFSGKVLESLEEVYHKAEKWVMRKQDQELSPEAAKHKVYLAVQHSGDKRTYSPRSPDQSFKEKIYRAESAAQWLEERKHFAKLNALPEVILKHMNNKPHFSSPTKMRNEGNNKSLCAYHETTVHHTNDCKNMLRFIHDMVKKGHLTEFVVQKQVTQNNKSLPRQVKGMVNMIYFVPRSGPDAHIDLTDIKRKLCEFNVTCMHASCEGLLLPSDDIRFTAKDLAGVTFPHSDALVVELVIGGWDCRKILIDQGSTCDIIFLQEAEKMELTKEGSLRANDSAIMGFNDSRTYPMGEITLTVEAGPIKINVAFVVLNTKSLYN encoded by the coding sequence ATGGCACACTTCTTTCCAAGCAGCTTTGAAGACGATGCAGTAGCATGGTTCAAATGCTTTCCATCAAATTCAGTTCATAGCTTTAACGACATTAAAACTCTCTTCATACATAGTTACTCCTGTAATATAAAACAAGCAGATGTTTTAGAAAATGTATTCAGAATTGCGCAACAACTAAATGAAAGTTTCACAGACTTCTTAAGGAGGTTtaaagcagcagcaacacctgtagataaatctcaagaaaaattTATATGTCCATTTTCCAGGATCGCTCTACAAAAGGGTAAAATCATAGACTCATTTTCTGGAAAAGTGCTAGAATCTCTCGAGGAGGTTTATCATAAAGCTGAAAAATGGGTCATGAGAAAACAGGACCAAGAACTGTCACCTGAAGCAGCAAAACACAAAGTGTATTTAGCTGTCCAACATTCAGGTGATAAAAGGACATATTCTCCGAGATCGCCAGATCAATCCTTTAAAGAAAAGATTTATAGAGCCGAGTCAGCAGCACAATggctagaggaaagaaaacaCTTTGCAAAGCTGAACGCACTTCCAGAGGTCATACTGAAACATATGAATAACAAGCCGCATTTCTCATCTCCAACAAAGATGAGAAATGAAGGAAACAACAAATCTTTATGTGCTTACCATGAAACAACTGTCCACCATACAAACGATTGTAAAAATATGCTAAGATTCATTCATGATATGGTGAAAAAAGGACATCTGACTGAGTTCGTTGTGCAAAAACAAGTAACTCAGAACAACAAATCTCTACCCAGACAAGTCAAGGGGATGGTGAACATGATCTATTTTGTGCCTCGATCTGGACCCGATGCTCACATTGACCTAACAGATATAAAGAGGAAACTGTGTGAGTTTAACGTCACCTGCATGCATGCCAGCTGCGAAGGATTGTTACTCCCATCTGATGACATAAGGTTCACTGCCAAAGATTTAGCAGGTGTAACTTTTCCACATTCAGACGCCTTGGTAGTTGAACTTGTCATTGGCGGATGGGATTGCAGAAAAATCCTCATAGATCAAGGGTCAACTTGTGACATTATATTCCTCCAAGAAGCAGAGAAGATGGAGCTCACTAAAGAAGGATCACTGAGAGCTAACGACTCAGCTATTATGGGCTTTAACGACTCAAGGACTTACCCGATGGGTGAGATCACTCTGACTGTGGAAGCCGGACCTATCAAGATAAATGTTGCTTTCGTGGTATTGAATACCAAATCACTTTACAATTAA